One genomic region from Podarcis raffonei isolate rPodRaf1 chromosome Z, rPodRaf1.pri, whole genome shotgun sequence encodes:
- the NRARP gene encoding notch-regulated ankyrin repeat-containing protein: MNQAELPSPPPPLSPPPAPGERLFRDAVRAGNTAAVHALLRTMNSCDFNVNAFGPEGQTALHQSVSDGNLELVKLLVRFGADVRLANRDGWSALHMAAFSGHQDIVLYLVAKARGGGGAGGGPS; this comes from the coding sequence ATGAACCAGGCcgagctcccctctccccctccgcCCTTGTCCCCGCCGCCCGCGCCGGGCGAGCGCCTTTTCCGGGACGCCGTGCGCGCCGGCAACACGGCCGCCGTCCACGCCCTCCTGCGCACCATGAACTCGTGCGACTTCAACGTGAACGCCTTCGGGCCGGAGGGCCAGACGGCTCTGCACCAATCGGTGAGCGACGGCAACCTGGAGCTGGTGAAGCTCCTGGTGCGCTTCGGGGCCGACGTGCGATTGGCCAACCGGGACGGCTGGAGCGCACTGCACATGGCCGCCTTTTCGGGGCACCAGGACATTGTGCTCTACCTGGTGGCCAAGGccagggggggcgggggggcgggaggggggccGTCGTAA